From Puntigrus tetrazona isolate hp1 chromosome 8, ASM1883169v1, whole genome shotgun sequence, the proteins below share one genomic window:
- the dusp2 gene encoding dual specificity protein phosphatase 2: MGIGDPLEISGGELVHILRTPSELFASGGCIVLDCRPFLAFSRAHVLESRNVNWNSMLRRRSKSSVVCLEWLVADKSLLAQLRNGDFSPVVVLDDSSRSVRELKSESLASLLLSALQSEVQSASTHICFLQGGFDGFFGLYPELCFSPPVMCSNHPALSDSEPVVSGRKTPLYDQGGPVEILPFLFLGSAHHSSRRETLERCGITAVLNVSSSCPNLFEEELQYKTLKVEDSLAADIRVLFPEAIHFIDSIKESGGRVLVHCQAGISRSATICLAYLIHARRVSLDEAFDFVKRRRQVISPNLAFMGQLLQFETDVLCPYTVLDRENSGTAF, translated from the exons ATGGGTATCGGCGACCCTCTCGAGATCTCAGGCGGCGAGCTGGTTCATATCTTGCGGACTCCGTCCGAGCTCTTCGCGTCCGGGGGATGCATCGTGCTGGACTGCCGGCCGTTCCTCGCCTTCTCCCGAGCGCACGTCCTCGAGTCCCGCAACGTCAACTGGAACTCCATGCTGAGACGGAGGTCCAAGAGCTCCGTGGTGTGTCTCGAGTGGCTGGTGGCGGACAAGTCGCTGCTGGCCCAGCTGCGGAACGGGGACTTCTCTCCGGTGGTGGTCCTGGACGACAGCAGTCGCTCGGTCAGAGAGCTGAAGAGCGAGAGCCTGGCCAGTCTCCTCCTCAGCGCCCTTCAGTCCGAGGTCCAGTCTGCCTCGACGCACATCTGCTTCTTACAAG GTGGATTTGACGGGTTCTTCGGCCTTTATCCAGAGCTCTGCTTCAGCCCTCCTGTCATGTGCTCAAATCATCCTGCTCTCAGTGACTCAGAGCCCGTGGTTTCCGGCAGAAAGACTCCTCTCTACGACCAG GGTGGTCCAGTTGAAATCCTCCCCTTCCTCTTCCTGGGCAGTGCCCATCACTCCTCCAGACGGGAGACTCTGGAGCGCTGCGGGATCACGGCCGTGCTCAACGTTTCCTCTTCCTGTCCCAACCTGTTCGAGGAGGAACTTCAGTACAAAACTCTGAAGGTGGAGGACAGCTTGGCCGCAGACATACGCGTCCTGTTTCCAGAGGCCATCCACTTTATTG ATTCGATAAAAGAGAGCGGAGGTCGAGTGCTGGTCCACTGTCAGGCAGGAATCTCCCGGTCGGCCACCATCTGCCTGGCGTACCTCATTCACGCTCGACGGGTGAGTCTGGACGAGGCCTTCGACTTCGTTAAACGCCGCCGCCAAGTCATCTCACCCAACTTAGCCTTCATGGGCCAACTTCTTCAGTTCGAGACGGACGTTTTGTGCCCCTACACCGTACTAGACAGAGAAAACAGCGGCACTGCGTTTTGA
- the adra2b gene encoding alpha-2B adrenergic receptor, giving the protein MASACSTGTGLHGHNINGTGGTSSPTCNQSMIKLPPYTPEATAAFATAITLMILITIVGNILVIIAVLTSRSLRGPQNLFLVSLAAADILVATLIIPFSLANELMGYWYFRSVWCEIYLALDVLFCTSSIVHLCAISLDRYMSISRAVTYGAQRTPKRIKCAILVVWLISAVISFPPLLSMNKNKGGADSGGLPQCELNNERWYILYSTIGSFFAPCLIMILVYMRIYQIAKQRTRCPPGEPRKEVPANAANPQHKVHTEGLQNGRGDETPSILQKKPRPPTLAVSQVESAQQAASPPISNKHLQAPSTALTPTTPCPSPSPSNLSEMAPNKAKGGKKAKKAMKLPDNNNGESMSSDSDTEQGGRGLEVPCTPGVTPSGIHSPATIQKYRDMIATAKGAKLVTRKTKQEGTPNSARRKAMVNREKRFTFVLAVVIGVFVICWFPFFFSYSLQAVCPETCTLPEPLFKFFFWIGYCNSCLNPVIYTIFNKDFRRAFKKILCKNTKGTFF; this is encoded by the coding sequence ATGGCAAGCGCGTGCTCTACCGGCACGGGTCTGCATGGCCACAACATCAACGGCACCGGAGGCACGTCTTCACCGACTTGTAACCAGAGCATGATAAAACTCCCTCCGTACACTCCAGAAGCCACAGCAGCCTTTGCAACGGCCATCACGTTGATGATTCTTATCACAATAGTTGGCAATATCCTGGTCATCATTGCTGTTTTAACCAGCCGCTCACTGCGAGGACCCCAGAACCTCTTCTTGGTGTCCCTCGCGGCTGCGGACATTCTGGTAGCCACGCTCATCATCCCATTTTCACTGGCCAATGAACTAATGGGCTACTGGTATTTCCGGTCCGTGTGGTGTGAGATCTACCTGGCGCTGGACGTGTTGTTCTGCACTTCTTCCATAGTACACTTGTGCGCCATCAGCCTAGACCGATACATGTCCATCTCGCGCGCCGTCACGTACGGCGCACAGCGGACGCCCAAACGCATCAAATGTGCCATTTTGGTGGTGTGGCTGATCTCGGCAGTCATCTCCTTTCCACCGCTGCTCTCCATGAACAAGAACAAAGGTGGCGCCGATTCGGGTGGGCTGCCACAGTGTGAGCTCAACAACGAGCGCTGGTACATCCTGTACTCCACTATCGGTTCCTTCTTTGCTCCTTGTCTGATTATGATCTTGGTTTACATGCGGATCTACCAGATCGCCAAGCAGCGCACGCGGTGTCCTCCAGGGGAGCCCCGCAAAGAGGTCCCGGCCAATGCCGCAAACCCACAGCACAAGGTCCACACGGAGGGTCTACAAAACGGAAGAGGCGACGAAACGCCCTCAATCTTGCAGAAAAAACCCAGGCCTCCAACTCTGGCCGTGTCCCAAGTGGAGTCCGCCCAGCAGGCGGCGAGCCCCCCAATCTCCAACAAACACCTGCAAGCCCCTTCAACGGCCCTGACACCGACCACCCCGTGCCCCTCACCGTCTCCCTCAAATTTGTCCGAAATGGCTCCTAATAAAGCCAAAGGGGGGAAAAAGGCGAAGAAGGCCATGAAACTGCCCGACAATAATAACGGAGAGAGCATGAGCTCAGACTCGGACACAGAGCAAGGTGGAAGGGGGCTGGAGGTCCCGTGCACCCCAGGCGTGACGCCCAGCGGCATCCATTCTCCGGCCACCATCCAGAAATACAGAGACATGATTGCCACCGCCAAAGGTGCCAAGCTAGTGACCCGGAAGACGAAGCAAGAAGGAACGCCCAACTCCGCACGCCGCAAAGCCATGGTGAACCGAGAGAAGCGCTTCACCTTCGTGCTGGCGGTGGTGATTGGCGTCTTTGTCATCTGCTGGTTCCCTTTCTTCTTCTCGTACAGCCTACAGGCTGTGTGCCCGGAAACCTGCACCCTGCCCGAGCCGCTCTTCAAGTTCTTCTTTTGGATCGGCTACTGCAACAGCTGCCTAAACCCGGTCATCTACACCATCTTCAACAAAGACTTCCGCAGAGCCTTCAAAAAGATCCTCTGCAAGAACACCAAAGGCACATTCTTCTGA